A genomic stretch from Longibacter salinarum includes:
- a CDS encoding DoxX family protein, producing MSDPTMSTSQKTSSPLSSLGVPTFTPVARAILRIGAGLLFMQHGAQKLFGLFGGVDGNGATAELFSQFGVAGVLEFFGGLLFVAGLFTRSVAAVLALLMIVAYFIAHAPQGLVPILNGGELALLYACVFIFFAGSTPGAWSIDGARS from the coding sequence ATGAGCGATCCTACGATGTCCACATCCCAGAAGACCTCCTCTCCACTCTCTTCCCTTGGCGTCCCGACGTTTACCCCGGTTGCTCGGGCCATCCTCCGCATCGGCGCCGGACTTCTGTTCATGCAGCACGGCGCACAGAAGCTCTTCGGACTCTTTGGAGGCGTCGATGGCAATGGCGCGACCGCCGAACTTTTCTCCCAGTTCGGGGTCGCCGGCGTCCTTGAGTTTTTCGGCGGCTTGCTCTTCGTTGCCGGGCTCTTCACCCGCTCGGTCGCGGCCGTGCTCGCCCTGCTGATGATCGTGGCTTACTTCATCGCCCATGCTCCGCAGGGGCTCGTGCCGATCCTCAACGGCGGCGAGCTTGCCCTCCTGTACGCCTGCGTCTTCATCTTCTTCGCCGGCAGCACGCCTGGTGCATGGAGCATCGACGGCGCCCGAAGTTAA
- a CDS encoding UPF0175 family protein translates to MKVTIDLPDRDDLGVDEHYAKEALVATLYTNGKLSGREAREVLGMTRRGFEEMLPRYGFSILVDTPENIETELNA, encoded by the coding sequence ATGAAAGTTACCATCGATCTTCCGGATCGGGACGACCTCGGCGTTGATGAGCACTACGCAAAGGAGGCGTTGGTCGCAACACTCTACACCAACGGTAAGCTCTCCGGGCGTGAAGCCCGCGAGGTGCTCGGTATGACGCGCCGCGGGTTTGAGGAAATGCTGCCACGCTACGGCTTCTCCATTCTGGTTGACACGCCCGAGAATATTGAGACCGAGCTAAACGCGTGA
- a CDS encoding universal stress protein, which produces MFDHVLCACDFSPASERAFGYALDIVERTGASLDLMYVEEIPLGIFQGDPSPAPGEKALQNRFEERCQNDLAPPSSMPSDDRISHITTRSGAVAPALAKYAEANDVDLVVMGTHGRRGVERAIVGSVAEEVLRTAPCPVLTTRALDQNENEASPSPTPIERIVVPIDFSEASRAALQYATRLTSIYDVPLVLVHVVTLPKIPAAYGVELPALSQMELLNRAKSELEKWQDEMVPAGQDASCEVTSGNPVASIHDVASAPGDLLVMSTRGLSGIKRVMLGSVAAGVLRRATGPVISSHSFPSTP; this is translated from the coding sequence ATGTTCGACCACGTCCTCTGCGCTTGCGACTTTTCTCCTGCCTCCGAGCGTGCGTTCGGATACGCTCTCGACATCGTGGAGCGTACCGGAGCGTCTCTGGATCTTATGTACGTAGAGGAGATTCCGCTCGGGATCTTCCAGGGGGATCCATCACCTGCTCCCGGAGAAAAGGCGCTCCAGAACCGGTTCGAAGAACGGTGCCAAAACGATCTGGCGCCCCCTTCGTCTATGCCAAGTGACGATCGAATATCTCACATCACGACGCGGAGCGGTGCCGTCGCGCCCGCCCTCGCCAAGTACGCGGAGGCAAACGACGTCGATCTTGTCGTGATGGGAACGCACGGGCGGCGTGGGGTGGAGCGCGCGATCGTTGGCAGCGTGGCGGAGGAAGTGCTGCGCACGGCTCCCTGTCCCGTGCTCACGACACGCGCCCTGGATCAGAACGAAAACGAGGCCTCTCCTTCGCCCACCCCGATCGAACGGATCGTCGTCCCAATCGACTTTTCCGAGGCGTCGCGGGCAGCGCTTCAGTACGCAACTCGTCTCACATCCATATATGACGTGCCGCTTGTCCTCGTCCACGTCGTCACCCTCCCGAAAATCCCGGCGGCATACGGCGTCGAACTCCCGGCGTTATCGCAAATGGAGCTGCTGAACCGAGCGAAATCAGAGCTCGAGAAATGGCAAGACGAGATGGTCCCGGCAGGCCAGGACGCGTCCTGTGAAGTGACGTCAGGCAATCCGGTGGCGTCGATTCACGACGTAGCTTCGGCGCCGGGCGACCTGCTGGTGATGTCCACCCGTGGCCTGTCCGGGATCAAACGCGTGATGCTGGGAAGCGTGGCGGCAGGGGTTCTACGACGCGCAACCGGTCCGGTGATCTCCAGCCATTCGTTTCCATCGACCCCTTAG
- a CDS encoding MarR family winged helix-turn-helix transcriptional regulator, with protein sequence MASDLQNELHQTKPFSSVETEAVLSILRTAGLLEGEITEALKPHDLTPTQYNVLRILRGAQDGGLCRYEVSDRLLTPGPDVTRLLDRLEESGFVRRAKDPADRRRVRAHITEDGLNVLDELDNVLNTLHQRQLDNLDDGELQTLIDLLARARR encoded by the coding sequence ATGGCCAGCGATCTTCAGAACGAGCTTCATCAGACGAAGCCATTTTCGAGCGTCGAGACCGAGGCGGTGCTCAGCATTCTTCGCACAGCCGGCCTTCTCGAAGGTGAAATCACGGAGGCGCTGAAGCCCCATGATCTCACGCCGACTCAGTATAACGTGCTCCGCATCCTCCGCGGGGCGCAGGACGGCGGACTATGCCGCTACGAGGTCAGCGATCGGCTTCTCACTCCAGGGCCCGACGTCACGAGACTGCTCGATCGGCTGGAGGAGTCCGGCTTCGTGCGTCGTGCAAAAGACCCGGCCGACCGCCGCCGCGTACGGGCGCACATTACCGAGGACGGGCTGAATGTTCTCGACGAACTCGATAACGTGCTGAACACGCTACACCAACGTCAACTCGACAACCTCGACGACGGTGAGCTCCAAACGCTGATTGACCTCCTCGCTCGAGCACGAAGGTAA
- a CDS encoding VOC family protein — MTSTSSQSQVGIAAPGGRLPAVTRLGPVRLQVADLERSITFYDSVLGFEVLGRANETALLGPAERTDPLVILKEQPGVRPVPRRGRLGLFHVAYLLPSRPDLARFLRHLREPDTHVGMSDHLVSEALYLTDPDGLGIEVYADRPRDEWKRDGHEIAMATEPLDVEHLISAAGDSPWTGAPQETLLRRATTRRNCSSGRSSSRPLRTWRSRLVG, encoded by the coding sequence ATGACGTCCACTTCCTCGCAGTCACAAGTCGGCATCGCGGCCCCCGGCGGTCGGCTCCCCGCAGTCACCCGCCTCGGCCCTGTGCGGCTGCAGGTGGCGGATCTCGAGCGATCAATCACGTTCTACGACAGCGTGCTCGGGTTTGAGGTCCTCGGTCGGGCGAACGAAACCGCCCTGCTCGGCCCCGCAGAACGTACCGATCCGCTCGTTATTCTCAAAGAGCAACCGGGCGTACGGCCCGTCCCGCGTCGCGGGCGCCTCGGACTCTTCCACGTGGCCTACCTGCTTCCCTCCCGCCCAGACCTTGCTCGGTTCCTGCGCCACCTGCGAGAGCCCGACACACACGTCGGCATGTCCGATCATCTCGTGAGCGAGGCCCTCTACCTCACCGACCCCGACGGACTCGGCATCGAGGTGTACGCCGACCGGCCCCGCGATGAATGGAAGCGGGACGGCCACGAGATCGCCATGGCGACGGAGCCGCTGGACGTGGAGCACCTCATTTCTGCTGCAGGTGACTCCCCGTGGACGGGCGCTCCGCAGGAGACGCTCCTCCGCCGGGCGACGACGAGGCGCAACTGCTCGAGTGGACGATCGTCCTCCCGACCGCTGAGGACGTGGAGGTCGCGGCTCGTCGGCTAA
- a CDS encoding SDR family oxidoreductase, producing MIAVTGATGHLGRHVVNDLLRRDIAPESIIAAVRSPEKAADLVERGLQVREANYNEPDTLESAFQGVDRLLLISSSEVGQRRQQHQNVVDAAQKNEVDFLAYTSIVRAESNPMLLADEHKATETMIRESGIPFAFLRNGWYIENYTEQLPQYLEHGVILGSAGDGRVSAATRADFAAAAATVLATDEHDNAIYELGGDEAFTMMELAGEISRQADTDVAYQNLPADEYESTLVEHGVPEGFAKVLADADRAISDGHLRVESDDLSRLIGRPTTPLSEAVADALAEMSD from the coding sequence ATGATTGCTGTTACCGGAGCCACCGGCCACCTCGGACGGCATGTCGTAAACGACCTTCTCCGCCGCGACATCGCACCGGAGAGCATCATCGCAGCAGTTCGGAGTCCGGAAAAGGCCGCCGATCTGGTCGAGCGCGGCCTGCAGGTTCGCGAGGCCAACTACAACGAGCCCGACACGCTGGAATCGGCGTTTCAGGGCGTCGATCGACTCCTACTGATCTCGTCCAGCGAGGTCGGGCAGCGTCGACAGCAGCACCAGAACGTCGTCGACGCGGCGCAGAAAAACGAGGTCGACTTCCTGGCCTACACGAGCATCGTCCGGGCCGAGTCGAACCCGATGCTCCTCGCCGACGAGCACAAAGCCACCGAGACGATGATACGCGAGTCCGGTATTCCGTTCGCGTTTCTTCGCAACGGCTGGTACATCGAAAACTACACCGAACAGCTTCCGCAGTACCTCGAGCACGGCGTGATCCTGGGCAGTGCCGGCGACGGACGCGTGAGCGCAGCGACACGGGCCGATTTTGCTGCGGCCGCTGCGACCGTCCTCGCTACGGACGAACACGACAATGCAATCTACGAGCTCGGGGGCGACGAGGCGTTCACGATGATGGAACTGGCCGGAGAGATCTCGCGCCAGGCCGATACCGACGTCGCCTATCAAAACCTTCCCGCTGATGAATACGAGAGCACGCTGGTCGAACACGGTGTGCCCGAAGGGTTTGCGAAGGTCCTGGCCGATGCCGACCGGGCTATTTCGGACGGGCACCTTCGCGTCGAGTCCGATGATTTGAGCCGCCTCATCGGTCGCCCGACGACGCCGCTCTCGGAGGCCGTCGCGGACGCGCTCGCGGAGATGTCTGATTGA
- a CDS encoding calcium/sodium antiporter, with translation MAVFLLGSGLVLLLGGAEALVRGASAIAERMGVSPLVIGLTVVAFGTSAPETAVSIGSSFAGQGDIALGNVVGSNIFNVLFILGLSALAAPLVVSHQLVRLDVPLMLGASIIVFALALDGTVGRFDGAVLLGGILIYTVFQIVQGRKAPPEEATLSTMSMTSEWEGRSLLGNQSSATNDATSTTPGFGVNRWVAGLLTLIGLGLLVLGAHWFVQGAVVIAEAMGLSELVIGLTIIAGGTSLPELATSILASIRGQRDIAVGNVVGSNIFNLLAVLGSAAVAAPAGVDVAPGVLWMDLPVMIAVAVACLPIFFTGYIVSRWEGSLFVAYYVAYTTYLIFTATAHPALSTFSMTVGLFVLPLTALGLGMTAFFAWRQTK, from the coding sequence ATGGCAGTCTTTCTGCTTGGAAGCGGTCTCGTTCTCCTGCTTGGAGGTGCCGAAGCACTGGTTCGGGGTGCTTCGGCGATTGCGGAGCGAATGGGAGTTTCTCCGCTTGTGATCGGCCTGACGGTCGTTGCCTTCGGTACAAGTGCTCCCGAGACGGCTGTAAGCATCGGTTCGAGCTTCGCCGGGCAGGGTGACATTGCGCTCGGCAATGTCGTTGGCAGCAACATCTTCAACGTGCTCTTTATTTTAGGGCTTTCGGCTCTCGCTGCGCCCCTGGTCGTTTCCCACCAGCTCGTCCGGCTGGATGTGCCACTGATGCTGGGCGCGTCCATTATCGTATTCGCTCTCGCCCTGGACGGAACGGTTGGGCGCTTTGACGGCGCTGTCCTACTGGGCGGCATCTTGATCTACACCGTATTTCAGATCGTGCAGGGGAGAAAAGCACCGCCTGAAGAAGCTACCCTTTCGACGATGTCGATGACGTCTGAATGGGAGGGCCGTTCACTTCTGGGAAACCAATCTTCGGCAACGAACGATGCGACATCGACCACTCCGGGCTTTGGAGTGAATAGATGGGTCGCCGGACTGCTCACGCTCATCGGCCTCGGCCTGCTCGTTCTGGGAGCGCACTGGTTTGTTCAGGGAGCTGTAGTGATCGCAGAAGCCATGGGTCTGAGCGAACTAGTCATCGGACTCACGATCATTGCCGGCGGGACCTCTCTCCCTGAGCTAGCCACATCGATCCTCGCGAGTATCCGAGGTCAGCGCGACATCGCCGTTGGGAATGTGGTCGGCAGCAATATCTTCAATTTGCTCGCCGTCCTCGGAAGTGCGGCCGTGGCGGCCCCAGCGGGGGTCGATGTGGCGCCGGGCGTCCTCTGGATGGATTTGCCGGTGATGATCGCCGTCGCGGTGGCGTGCCTCCCTATTTTCTTTACCGGCTACATCGTCAGCCGCTGGGAAGGGTCCTTGTTCGTGGCGTACTACGTCGCGTACACGACGTATCTGATCTTCACCGCCACGGCCCATCCAGCCCTTTCCACCTTTAGCATGACCGTTGGGCTCTTCGTTCTCCCCCTGACGGCACTCGGGCTTGGTATGACAGCCTTCTTTGCATGGCGGCAGACGAAATAG
- a CDS encoding restriction endonuclease, whose amino-acid sequence MDKSSVPKYHELLNPLLSALHELGGSGTTSEIYETVAQQSDLPDEVAEIPHNPEKSNQTELEYRLAWARTYLKKYGIINNSERGVWVIEPEKRDIKTVDEDDVVQTVREQMRQEREERGEKDEDDVPEQDETWRTQLHRVLTQRLSPDAFERLTKRLLRESGFIQVEVTGRSGDGGVDGNGIIQINGFLSFHVVFQCKRYQGSVSASAIRDFRGAMVGRADKGLMITTGSFTRSAIREATRDGAPPIDLVDGDELAEKLKELDLGVETELVEQVHVDEEWFEQI is encoded by the coding sequence ATGGACAAATCTTCAGTTCCAAAATACCACGAGCTTCTCAATCCCCTTCTTTCGGCCCTTCACGAGTTGGGCGGTTCGGGAACCACAAGTGAGATTTATGAGACTGTTGCGCAACAGTCAGATCTGCCCGATGAAGTTGCTGAAATTCCCCACAATCCGGAAAAGAGCAACCAGACGGAATTAGAATATCGCTTGGCATGGGCACGGACGTACCTGAAAAAGTACGGAATCATCAACAATTCGGAGCGGGGGGTGTGGGTCATCGAGCCGGAGAAGCGCGACATCAAAACTGTTGACGAAGACGATGTTGTCCAGACTGTGCGTGAGCAAATGCGCCAAGAGCGGGAGGAGCGCGGAGAGAAAGACGAGGACGACGTTCCTGAGCAAGATGAAACATGGAGGACGCAACTGCACCGAGTGCTCACTCAGAGGCTTTCCCCGGATGCCTTTGAACGCCTTACAAAACGCCTTCTTCGGGAGTCGGGCTTCATTCAGGTAGAGGTGACCGGACGTTCTGGAGACGGAGGTGTTGATGGAAACGGTATCATACAGATCAATGGCTTTCTGAGCTTCCATGTAGTGTTTCAGTGTAAGCGATACCAAGGATCTGTCTCAGCAAGCGCGATTCGTGATTTTCGCGGAGCTATGGTTGGTCGAGCGGACAAAGGGCTGATGATTACTACTGGTTCGTTCACGCGAAGCGCCATTCGAGAGGCGACGCGGGATGGCGCTCCGCCGATCGATCTCGTTGATGGCGATGAGTTGGCAGAAAAGCTGAAGGAACTGGACCTGGGGGTAGAGACCGAATTGGTCGAACAGGTACACGTGGACGAAGAGTGGTTCGAGCAAATTTAA
- a CDS encoding YceI family protein, producing MYTTITAVFTALLLFVSPNLDVSDPDPTPDTQPKETVTYQIDPAHTTLGFRIRHMGIAFVEGEFDTFEGTISYNADSLAATSSNVTVQTTSIDTDVEKRDNHLRSADFFEVETYPEMTFTSTSVQPTAQNHFRLIGDLTIKGTTKEVVFDVESAGPIQTDNGQRVGFHATTTIDRRDFGIDWGSELPGGIPAVGNEVQLVLDVEALAGS from the coding sequence ATGTACACGACGATTACTGCTGTCTTTACCGCTCTCCTTCTCTTCGTGAGTCCGAACCTCGACGTATCGGACCCGGACCCGACCCCGGACACACAGCCGAAGGAGACCGTCACCTACCAGATCGACCCCGCTCATACGACGCTCGGTTTCCGCATTCGCCACATGGGCATCGCGTTCGTCGAAGGAGAGTTTGACACGTTCGAGGGAACGATCAGCTACAACGCGGACAGCCTGGCGGCCACGAGCAGCAACGTGACCGTTCAGACGACGAGCATCGACACGGATGTCGAGAAACGGGACAACCACCTCCGTTCCGCCGACTTCTTTGAGGTGGAAACGTATCCGGAAATGACGTTCACGTCTACCAGCGTCCAGCCGACAGCACAGAACCACTTCCGGCTCATCGGCGACCTCACGATCAAGGGAACCACGAAAGAGGTCGTGTTCGACGTGGAGTCCGCCGGCCCGATCCAGACGGACAACGGTCAGCGCGTCGGCTTTCACGCCACCACGACCATCGACCGCCGCGACTTCGGCATCGACTGGGGAAGTGAGCTTCCGGGCGGCATTCCCGCAGTTGGAAACGAGGTCCAGCTCGTGCTCGACGTGGAGGCCCTTGCGGGATCCTGA